In Mangifera indica cultivar Alphonso chromosome 7, CATAS_Mindica_2.1, whole genome shotgun sequence, the genomic window AAGAGaagttaaaattatgaaatttgcatCGAATCTCTAAACtcatacaaattaaacaataatatcatcTAGTCTGTATTCAATGACTCTCTcagaaattgaaagaataagtgTCTACATAAAAGgattgaaaaagaatttatcATATGCTCGCATAAGGTGAAAATTTACTGGTTGCTCTGCTTCAACTAGATATATATTTCAACTTCTGCCTCTAAATGTTCCTTCCCTGAATTCAAAACTCACCAAAAACTAagcataatattaattaatctgtTACCGAAAGATCCTCTGaggaattgaaaaatgaaacaagaacatgaagaatttactttatttagaattccaaaagttgaaatttttctaatttgaaAAGTTTCTTGAGTTACCagtaaatttatgaaattagaaaagttgGATTAGAATTTGAGATACAAGATGTTATGTTAAGttgattaaagttaaatgaattACCTGGACAAACCACAATTGAGAGATTCTTGTTGATCATTACATTAATAGAAAAGATGAGATtaataacttcaaaattaatagaaaagatGTTGGATTAAGCAAAAATCTGGACAATGGTAGAGGTGTCATCAAGATATTTTACGAACCTTTCATTCAATTAGATGCCTATGGTAAAAGCTGTGGGATGGCAGGATTACCAATAATCAACCCCTTTCATCAGCTACGGTTGATAATCACCAATTTAATGTTTATTCTTGAAACAAGGATTCGTGGTAAGGACCACAACAAATTGAAAAGattcttagaaaaaaaattaatgaggtactcttttattattttaatggctaattatttatatttttgttaaaattaaaaagatatatacttttgattatagagtttatcattattaatatgaCTGAActtaaattgagtttgtttaatcttgaaaattcatttaattcgaatttaaattaagtttaaactgaAAAAGccaatttattttgaaaattgagtcaaagtcaaaataaaaatagtttaattcaatcCGTTTTACTAATCAAAAGATAATTCAATTCGGTTTAAATATGGTTTAtaacttgattaaaaaaaagacaattattaaaataatattattttatttattattaaataattaacagTGAGCTTAAATTTGAACGAGTTAATAACCGTTAAATAATCTTCATTATGTTAACATAATTCTCACAATTTTGTGTTGTGAAGAATGTCACAATTAGAGACCCTTTAATTGTGTCCTGAACATTGAAGATCTTCTACAGCCTATTGCTTCTCGcgtttctgtttttttttttacttgcgTTGtctctggaaaaaaaaaaactccacaGCAGACAGTGATCGCCACTGCCAGATCTCAAATTCTAGCTATCATTATTTCAGTGTTTTTGTTTGAAATCACGGTATGTTTTTATCAAACACTTTGTCTcctttctattttatttttatttcatcataAATTTCTTTTGATATGATAAACCCTAACTTCTCCAATTGGAATGTACTATTCCCATCagaaaatcaaataacataGAAGTAATAAAACTAGCTCCGTTCTTCTTCATTTCTGATCATTGAATTGACAACATCCTGTAATAGTAACAACTCCATGATTCAATGGATGCTGGAGTAACGCGGTTATGCTTTATTTAGAGTGAGGAAGAAAAGATGAGGGAGAAACAAATTCTTCATTCCGTTAAAAACCGGACCGTTCCACTGCCCTTCTTTAAGTGGAAAATATCTGCAGTCTTCTTGGGCCTTCATTTTATAAACGCTGGTTTGGGGCTTCAGTTTACAAACACTGGTTTGGGCCTTCATCctatattacaaatttaaaatgcaaataaatttgtaatataagttaaaagtttccgtataatacattaaaaattgtCCAGTTGGCTATTACATCTATATAATACATTAAAGATTATGGCCCTGCTCATTTAGAAGAGGGGTTGAGAGTTTTTGGATTGCATCTTAAAACCTTTGTGATACCATTCATGCTTACACAGAAGAAAAACTTCCTTGTAAGCATCTTTAGGATAACATATATttgtctctctttctttttgttttttgtttcttttggatAAGTTACTTTGTCTTTAGGATGCCACATGTATGCAAGTCACTTAAAAATTAAGCTTTAGAATGTGGTGAAACAATTTTGGTGAGCATATGATATGTTTCATCTGCCATTTAggcaatttttctttttgtagcATGTGCTTACattgttttgttaaaattcatattatcaGAGGAAGAATGTTGCTTGAGAAGAGACCTTAAGGTAAAAGCATTTAAGACTTACTGTGTTATACCAAGTCAGGTTAAACCTCATTTTGTTGtcctattttccttttctcaATTCATACGAGAGACTTGTTGAACTATTAATTGCATAAATTTGAACTTTGTTTGAGAACTCATTGACATTGTACTGCTTTGTTGAGTTATAATGCTCTCAAAACACATCGTGTATGCTTCATCTacttcaaagatatttttaaatttttttatgggtTAATCCAGTTTTATCTTATATTAAGAAGCATTAGACAGATAAGAGAAAAGTAAAAGGGTTTTTGCAATCTCATTCTTTAAAATCtgcaaattttctttcttctactttttattcctcaatcaaatattagtgtacttcaaattattttcttttaatgggGAGACTGTTAATTAGGGTCTATGCTTACAATTCCTGCAAGATAAGACACCAAATGCAGAATAATCAACAGAAGTATCGCTTGGGACAACAAATACACATGGCAACAAAGGAGTGGAGCAACAAGGACCACCAGTTTTGAAGAGGGTGCGTGGCAATATGTGGGAAGACTTAATTGTAATGAGAATAAAAAGAGGTGGGAAGGCTCCAAAATGAATTCCAAAAAGAAAACTGTTGAgaaggagaaagagagagagttcCAACCTCTTGAAAGCTGTAGGGATTATTCtatttgtttgagttttttatgtttcttgaATCTATGTTAATTCTAATGTAAGAAACTACAAGATGGATCAATggaattttcattataattttgaaaaatcttttaaatataagtATCAGTTTACAAATATTGTTATGATATTTGAGTACAGTTATCATTCAATACAAGTTACAACAAcacttatcattataataaatatttaatttaaggataaaatatttagatataattttaattttgttctagAGTAATTATTTTAGAGggtaaaatttttcatttttatgaaaaaattttaatttcatcttgaATGTTgcttaatgataattttaggagattaaaattttaattttgtcttcttAAAACTTaggatttttgttttgataattttaaaaatgatttttatttttgttttaaaataataattttaggagaCCGAATTTTAATTTCGAAATTAGATCCTCGTATCttcaattttccctttttatggATCACGCCCTCAGAAAGttcttatataattaatttatataaatttctaaaataattaaaagaaatcctCCCAAGCGCAGCTTGCCAACTCAAGATTTCACTTCTATTCTATACattaaccaaacatatctctaaccaattcttttcttttcttttcataattttccttcaatttctCGAGAAAATTTCTAATCCTAATCTACTTATCTTTTTTAAACGCCGATGGCCACGGGCCGAACCTCCATCCCTACTGATTCGGACGATGAAATTGGCGCAATTAACAACACCATTACAAGACTTCTCAGCTTTCATTCCATCCGTGACCGTTTACGCTCCAAGAGAAACCCTAACTACAGTCAGACGAAGGGTCAGATAAAGCCGGCTTTCCACCGCTACTGGCTCCACCATTTGTTGCGGAAGATCATACAGTTTTGAAGTTTTTGACtatttatctaaaaatgatCACTTTGCTTCTTGTTATTTTGGTAAAATAGTTCTATGCGTCATGTTGTGTAAAATCTGCCAATTTGAATGGAAAAAACTACTTCTATGCATTACGTTTTATACAACATATCAATTTGGAAACCAGTTTTGCACTTTTGTTAATGTGTTATACTCTTTTTTGTTCGTTAATAAGACTTGCTGGCTATTTTGTTTTCGTTGGCTATTTTGAATTGGAAAAATACTTCGATGCATTAcgttttaatacaaaatatcaatttggaAGCAAATCGATGATTCTCTTggtgaagtttaaaaaaaatgtgcaCCCGTTGGTATCAACATAAATGCGATTTAGGGTGGTAGGATGAGAAAGGATTCTCTGATGTTATTTTGTAGGTTGAGAATGCACACCTATATTCGAATTTGACATACGCTTGATGCATAGATTACCATCAAAGAACTTTTTTGagagtgaattttttttattgctacTTGCTTAGGCGATTTCTTGGTTTGGTGAAAGCTTCATCAAATGATAGTCTTTTTCTATATAGCATCACAGCTCGTGGTGATATACTGTAGGAAATGCTTAAAAAATGATGAGTTTCATGCATGTACTTGACGGGGTTGAACTGCGTCCACCAGTTTCTGATGTTTCATGCAATGGTCTTGCTGCCAGGGTATACTTCTATACTTGCCCTATTATTTCTTTGAGATCCATGTTTGTTAGATTTGAGTAATTTGATAACTAATGGGAATAAATCATGGATGTTATTGTGTCTATGCATATGCTAGTCTAACATGGCTTTTACAGCTTGAAAAGTGCAGGATGTTAATTGAAATTGCTGGAAATTACTTAGATGAAGGGGCAAATCCTTTCCATGTAGTTGAGGCGTGCAATGAAGTTTTGGAAGAGCATGGTAGTGAAATTGGATCCATGATAAGGCATGAGCGTCTTTGCACACTTGCTGCCTTATTGCTTAAGGTTCTTTAAAAACTGTTGTTAAGATAAATGCTTGTAATCTCTTTATGTTGACTGAAATCTGTTTCTAACAAGTCATTAGCTACTTCTTTTAACATGGAAAATAAAAGTAATGATATGTTCTTTAAACATTTGCAGATTGTTATAGTTGGAGATGATTGTGCATTGCCTCCACCTCTAGGCATAGCTGGATGAAGAGGTTTGGCAGGCCCTATTCTTGTTCACAAGGTTCTCTGTTTCTTCCTTTTCCTCCTTACATATATGCAAATAGGGGCCTTTCTTGCATATGCACTTACATGTTCGCGCTTTAGGCCTTTTCTACTATTACTTGTTCCAGTGAAAATTTATCTTTGTATtggttgatttaattttttgtctttatccTTTCATATATATCTGAACTGTTCTTACACTAAATTTAGTTCTGATTATGCATGTGGAGTTGGAAAGTCAGGTTGCTGGAGCTAGCTGCTGCTGGCCTTTTCCTTTCTTAAGTTACTCTGTTACTGCAGAAGCAAAACGTGCATCTGAAATGGTTGGGACAATGGGTGTTGCCTTATCTGTTTTTACACTGCCTGGGCAGGTTTCAACATATTGTCTGGGTTCTGGAAAAATGGAACTTGGTCTTGAGATTGTGAGTTATTTTCAAAACAACATCTTATGCATGAAGTATATAGTGGtgaatataaagtttattaaaatGTGTCTGGTGTAAATAATATGTtggaaataaattgaatttcattCAATATTTCAGAATTTGTCAGGTTTTATCTTGAGTTGATTGCTTCTGATGCTGTGCACATCAAAGTGGTCAAGTATTCTTGTGGATCTTTTACAGGGCCACTGCTTACAGTTAGTTCCTAGACTCGTAAAAATTTGCTTCCTTGTtgacaaaattaaattgaactaagATAAGTTTCTTTCAGCATTGCGAACCTGGTGCTGCTGTTGTGGACCTTCAACTTGCAGTTGTAGTGTCTCTCATGTGCTTAAGCAGATATTGTCAAGGGTATGCTCAATACCTGGGAGATATCTTATTTTACAGGCTACATTTAGCTTTGTtcatttaaagagaaaaaaagaaaagggttttaaaaaaactttaaaaattatttcaccACTGAACAAAGTTCCTGGGAAGGCTTGAGAAAAAATTACTGGTACTTTTGACATATTTTCTCTGCAACATGTGCTTACTCAGctaaattgaatgaaaaagcTTCTTCCTGATGGGGTTGTAAGAAgttaaaagaaacagaaaaatctCAAACTGGTCATGCATTTTGAAGAGAAATTACAAACCAATATATTTctgattttagttaaattttgtaaatgcaGCATAGGTTCCACTCTATGGTACTGTTGATTGTAGCAGGCAAAGCAGTCCCTAACTTGCAATTGGAGCATGGATTGGCTGTCAATAGAGTGTACACAGGATTTGCTattttttgttgtctttttCGCTTTGTTGAAAAGATGTTTCATATGAATTGTTGGACTTCAagaattgatataattattaattttcatttaatataaaattttttttctcaaatttaccATACAAATAGAAActgatttttttatcttcaattcacAACACAATCAAGGAAAAAATTTGTTCTCAATTTACTACATAATCAAGGATGAAAAATTGTCTTCAATTTACTATGcaatcaataaagaaaaaatttgtctCACATACACCACACAATCAAGGAATTTATGTTAAAAGAACATAAATTCCAGATTTCTTGTTCCAGTATTAGTTCAGTAAGAGGAGTGCAGCAGCAAGGAAGATCCAAACCAGCACCACATCTTCAGCATGTATTTCATCCccaaacacattaaaatctcCAGCAAACATCCTGATACCACTAATCCAGCAGCAGTGAACAGCAGCTTCAAGGCAAAACTCCAGGTCTGTATCACCCTGCAACTGCATTTTTTGACATGGTGACATGATGAAGCCCCAAGTTTGTGAAGCAATGATCTAGTGGTTTGTGGCCTTAACAGTTTTTAGATTTTCTCCAAGTCACTAGCTGTTTGATGTTAGTGAACTTAATTTTTCCAATTCTGCCCCTAGGTCATCATCtgcaaaagaaggaaataaaatataaaaatgacaaagctaaaagaaaaagtaaaaaagttgATACAACAGATAGAGTTAcaatttacaattaaaatagTGGGTGAATCAAGTATTTTAATCTTATCCGGTTTACTCAGAAAAATTCTTTTCATATATCTTGTTGAAGCTACTTTGActttccttttatttctttctccaAACGATTAATTAACAAaggataaatattaatatttgagttgaacttaGACAAACAACCATAAAAAACACAACTTTAAGAACCtttgtattaagaaattatcTAGTAAAGACTAGGGATTATCATATCCAAACAAACCTTCTCTGACACCATGTACAAGTGGATAACACTTTGTGATCTCCACAAGTTCaagagataatattttaaagtgtttttttttttttttttggtttctttgatCCTGTTGAAAAGATATAAGCTTTGTCATTAtcacaaaaatcttaaaatttacaagaatttttatCCATTTGGAAATGTCTTACCACGATTGGAACTGATGTCATGCTGTTTCAGTAGATTTCCTTTATCTACATTGTTGCTTTACCAGCATCACATTCCTCTTATCATCACATTAAGTTTACGATGTCATAGGGACACGATGAGCCCCAAGTTTGTGAAACAATGATCTAGTGgtttattcttcaaaattctttatattttctcccttttttgCAGTTGTGTTGTTGTTTGAGTTCTTAACTTTCAAACATTGTAATCATATCACctacaaaac contains:
- the LOC123220658 gene encoding protein ALTERED SEED GERMINATION 2-like, which encodes MMSFMHVLDGVELRPPVSDVSCNGLAARLEKCRMLIEIAGNYLDEGANPFHVVEACNEVLEEHGSEIGSMIRHERLCTLAALLLKIVIVGDDCALPPPLGIAG